In one window of Phoenix dactylifera mitochondrion, complete genome DNA:
- the rpl5 gene encoding ribosomal protein L5, with translation MFPLHFHYEDVSRQDPLLKPNHANVMEVPGSFEIRLVPKAASDFRIKYGKLAMEIPRGQRFIQTERGPYFQAGKSFRSNPFLGSEKDTGYVSDFARQSALRGYGMSNFLVRISTVMSMLDSPVEIRENPMKFSMETEFCEFSPELEDHFEIFEHIRGFNVTIVTSANTKDETLPPWSGFLLKDEGETK, from the coding sequence ATGTTTCCACTCCATTTTCATTACGAAGATGTATCACGTCAGGATCCGTTGCTCAAACCGAATCACGCCAACGTTATGGAAGTTCCTGGATCGTTTGAAATAAGATTAGTACCAAAAGCAGCCTCTGATTTCAGAATCAAATATGGAAAATTGGCTATGGAGATTCCGCGCGGTCAGAGATTCATACAGACAGAAAGGGGCCCTTATTTCCAAGCAGGAAAGTCGTTTCGATCCAATCCATTCTTGGGGTCCGAAAAAGACACAGGATATGTCAGTGACTTTGCACGACAAAGCGCTCTCCGAGGGTATGGAATGTCTAATTTTTTGGTCAGAATCTCGACAGTAATGTCTATGTTAGATTCTCCGGTCGAAATACGGGAAAACCCCATGAAATTTTCGATGGAAACGGAGTTTTGCGAATTCTCCCCGGAACTGGAAGATCATTTCGAGATCTTCGAGCATATTCGAGGGTTCAATGTTACTATTGTCACTTCGGCAAACACAAAAGATGAGACTTTACCACCGTGGAGCGGCTTTTTGCTAAAAGATGAGGGAGAAACTAAGTAA
- the cob gene encoding apocytochrome b has product MTIRNQRFSLLKQPISSTLNQHLIDYPTPSNLSYWWGFGPLAGICLVIQIVTGVFLAMHHTPHVDLAFNSVEHVMRDVEGGWLLRYMHANGASMFLIVVHLHIFRGLYHASYSSPREFVRCLGVVIFLLMIVTAFIGYVPPWGQMSFWGATVITSLASAIPVVGDTIVTWLWGGFSVDNATLNRFFSLHHLLPLILVGASLLHLAALHQYGSNNPLGVHSEMDKIASYPYFYVKDLVGRVASAIFSSIWIFYAPNVLGHPDNYIPANPMPTPPHIVPEWYFLPIHAILRSIPDKSGGVAAIAPVFISLLALPFFKSMYVRSSSFRPIHQGIFWLLLADRLLLGWIGCQPVEAPFVTIGQIPSFFFFLFFAITPIPGRVGRGIQNSYTDETDHT; this is encoded by the coding sequence ATGACTATAAGGAACCAACGATTCTCTCTTCTTAAACAACCGATATCCTCCACACTTAACCAGCATTTGATAGATTATCCAACCCCGAGCAATCTTAGTTATTGGTGGGGGTTCGGTCCGTTAGCTGGTATTTGTTTAGTCATTCAGATAGTGACTGGCGTTTTTTTAGCTATGCATCACACACCTCATGTGGATCTAGCTTTCAACAGCGTAGAACACGTTATGAGAGATGTTGAAGGGGGCTGGTTGCTCCGTTATATGCATGCTAATGGGGCAAGTATGTTTCTCATTGTGGTTCACCTTCATATTTTTCGTGGTCTATATCATGCGAGTTATAGCAGTCCTAGGGAATTTGTTCGGTGTCTCGGAGTTGTCATATTCCTATTAATGATTGTGACAGCTTTTATAGGATACGTACCACCTTGGGGTCAGATGAGCTTTTGGGGAGCTACAGTAATTACAAGCTTAGCTAGCGCCATACCTGTAGTAGGAGATACCATAGTGACTTGGCTTTGGGGTGGTTTCTCCGTGGACAATGCCACCTTAAATCGTTTTTTTAGTCTCCATCATTTACTCCCCCTTATTTTAGTAGGCGCCAGTCTTCTTCATCTGGCCGCATTGCATCAATATGGATCAAATAATCCATTGGGTGTACATTCAGAGATGGATAAAATTGCTTCTTACCCTTATTTTTATGTAAAGGATCTAGTAGGTCGGGTAGCTTCTGCTATCTTTTCTTCCATTTGGATTTTTTATGCTCCTAATGTTTTGGGGCATCCCGACAATTATATACCTGCTAATCCGATGCCCACCCCGCCTCATATTGTGCCGGAATGGTATTTCCTACCGATCCATGCCATTCTTCGCAGTATACCTGACAAATCGGGAGGTGTAGCCGCAATAGCACCAGTTTTTATATCTCTCTTGGCTTTACCTTTTTTTAAAAGTATGTATGTGCGTAGTTCAAGTTTTCGCCCGATTCACCAAGGAATATTTTGGTTGCTTTTGGCGGATCGCTTACTACTAGGTTGGATCGGATGTCAACCTGTGGAGGCACCATTTGTGACTATTGGACAAATTCCTTCTTTCTTTTTCTTCTTGTTCTTTGCCATAACGCCCATTCCGGGACGGGTTGGAAGAGGAATTCAAAATTCTTACACGGATGAGACTGATCACACCTGA
- the atp6 gene encoding ATP synthase F0 subunit 6, translated as MATRMSPLEQFSIHPLILMKIGNFYFSFTNPSLSMLLTLGLVLLLLFFVTKKGGGKSVPNAWQSLVELIHDFVPNPVNEQIGGLSGNVKQKFSPRISVTFTFSLFRNPQGMIPFSFTVTSHFLITLALSFSIFIGITIVGFQRHGLHFFSFSLPAGVPLPLAPFLVLLELIPHCFRALSSGIRLFANMMAGHSSVKILSGSAWTMLFMNNIFYFIGDPGPLFIVLALTGPELGVAISQAHVSTISICIYLNDATNLHQNESFHN; from the coding sequence ATGGCAACCCGAATGAGCCCACTTGAGCAATTTTCCATTCACCCATTAATTCTTATGAAGATAGGCAACTTTTATTTCTCATTCACAAATCCATCCTTGTCTATGCTGCTAACTCTCGGTTTGGTCCTACTTCTTCTTTTTTTTGTTACGAAAAAGGGAGGGGGAAAGTCAGTGCCAAATGCTTGGCAATCCTTGGTAGAGCTTATTCATGATTTCGTGCCGAACCCGGTAAACGAACAAATAGGTGGTCTTTCCGGAAATGTGAAACAAAAGTTTTCCCCTCGCATCTCGGTCACTTTTACTTTTTCGTTATTTCGTAATCCCCAGGGTATGATACCCTTTAGCTTCACAGTGACAAGTCATTTTCTCATTACTTTGGCTCTCTCATTTTCGATTTTTATAGGCATTACGATCGTTGGATTTCAAAGACATGGGCTTCATTTTTTTAGCTTCTCATTACCTGCAGGAGTCCCACTGCCGTTAGCACCTTTTTTAGTACTCCTTGAGCTAATCCCTCATTGTTTTCGTGCATTAAGCTCAGGAATACGTTTATTTGCTAATATGATGGCCGGTCATAGTTCAGTAAAGATTTTAAGTGGGTCTGCTTGGACTATGCTATTTATGAATAACATTTTTTATTTCATAGGAGATCCTGGTCCTTTATTTATAGTTCTAGCATTAACCGGTCCGGAATTAGGTGTAGCTATATCACAAGCTCATGTTTCTACGATCTCAATCTGTATTTACTTGAATGATGCTACAAATCTCCATCAAAATGAGTCATTTCATAATTGA
- the rps14 gene encoding ribosomal protein S14, which translates to MREKLSKMSEKRNIRDHKRRLLAAKYELRRKLYKAFCKDPDLPSDMRDKHRYKLSKLPRNSSFARVRNRCISTGRPRSVVEFFRISRIVFRGLASRGPLMGIKKSSW; encoded by the coding sequence ATGAGGGAGAAACTAAGTAAGATGTCGGAGAAGCGAAATATACGAGATCACAAACGTAGATTGCTCGCGGCTAAATATGAATTGAGACGAAAGCTTTATAAAGCCTTTTGTAAAGATCCCGATCTTCCGTCTGATATGCGGGACAAACATCGTTATAAGTTGTCCAAGTTGCCAAGAAATAGTTCCTTTGCACGAGTAAGAAACCGATGTATTTCCACGGGTCGCCCTCGTTCCGTAGTTGAGTTCTTTCGCATTTCTCGTATCGTTTTTCGTGGATTAGCATCTCGAGGTCCTTTGATGGGCATAAAGAAATCGTCTTGGTAG